The window tttgcattggaaagtagaagtggacaagtattatgAGACGAAAATTTCGTCCAAAAAAGACATATATTGTGAGACAGAGGAAGTAATAACTTATCAATTAGATGATATTTTTCTCGTTTTCGTTTCCCTTTAGCAACAAGTTGAATGTGTGAATATGTTTGTtcataacaaaataattatgtAATAAAAGGTTTATTTTTAAGGATTCTAATCCTAACAAGTGATTGTTGAGAATTTTTTAATTGACATATATTGGTTTTTGACCGTTGAATGAGTTGTTGCGCTCTTAGACTTatcattttttctaaaatattcagCACTTTTGAACTGATGAGCGGGTACTTACATGTCCAACGCTTTTTAAATAGTGAACAGAGCCATTTTAACTATCCAACAGTTTTAAAACgtcaaatatcaaaaattaattatagcCTCAGTATAAGAATTTATCCAatgacaaaatataatatattatttaaatccCCACCAATCAATCAAAAAGAGAACCAAAACCCTATTTTTTAGAGTTCAACGACTGTATATATATCAACTTATGTACATACTTCCATGTCTGATGGGTGTGTTTGAGCTAGCACTTGATGTAGCTGCCATGTCTCGTTATTCCCACATACGTGACTAGCATTAGGGGTGAATTAAACTTTGTTTAATAATTGTGGCTACACGAATGAGGCATCCACAGAATCTAACTCCCACTTGCACCATTAATTAGTGTAATTTAGATAAGAAGAGATCCAAACACTTTGATTTGAACAGTTTTATAATGAGCGATGGAGTAACAACTAACCCTGCTTAGCTAACATGAGACCAGACGAATATTATTGTTGAAATGTGAGTCTTTTATACTTTCAAGTCTCAAGTCTTCAAGTTGctttcataatttaatttacCAGAAATCTAGACACAAAATCTTAGAGGGTACTAAGtaaatttttggaaaataattatatattttcaaattttaaaggcacttctataattttgtaaaatttagaatcgtgaaaaaatgtaaaaaaaaattagagaggCACGTGTCCCGgtgcctcttcctagatccgcccctacCATATTTGTTAACTAATCGGACAACATCACCAAGCCATATAAAATCTTTAATTGAAACAGATAAAAAATACAATAACTAAACTCTCTAGGAagagctattaaccaaaaaacccaactaacttgtcatttttttgccaaaaaacctaTAAACCTTTTTTTCATCAATAACcccaataaactttattaaatcTTTGAAAAACATTTAACTAGAGTTACTTATAGCTGTTGTGGACTAACCATGATCATCACATATCTTATGtggtaaattaaaaaaaaaataatcgaaaaatTAGCAGCACTAAAATCAGCTCAGCAGCTCATTAAGACAGGGAAGTAATAGGCTCTCATTCAGACTGAGAACCGCTCTGCCGCCATAGTTATTGCGACTGAAGGTTCTGAGGCATTTCATCCACCTCGTTTCTAAGTGGTTGATTTTCTATATAGAAAAAATGTATCTTATGGTGTATATTAATGTGTGAAATCCTTGCTTAGCTACTCGAGCATAAACAGTTAACCAAGCTCAAGGTGCAGCCGTGCAGCACATCAAGCAGCAGAATGGGAACTCTGAATTGAGTAAGACATATTTTAACCACTTAGCACAAACAATCCaccaaaatacaaataaattactCAACCATATACTCTGTCCAATCAATAGTCCCGAGCAACTCCAAACAAACACACCCTAAAACTCTATAAAAATTAGTCGCGTGAGACACCCCCAACCAAACCTGTGAACTCAGGAAAACATAAAAAACTGTTATATCTCCTGAATTTTGTATTGAATGGAGTCAGAAATAACACCACATATGCTAATCTTTTCACATACCATCTGATTACGTCAAAATGTTAACCCcattaatttatttcgaacatCAACTTAGCCTTTACAATAATCTGCCGATATCACACATTTTCActtgttttcattttaattttaaaatctaaactaacaaatatcatattataaattattcctGTAAATGACTAGGTGCTATGTGGCACACACGTGTATAAAAAGATACAAATCAAGGAAATATACATGACAAGTCACATTGGTAGATTTAACCatggtttattttgtatttatttttatacttttaataaagtttattggggttgttaaagaaaacagaagtttaaagattttttggcaaaaatttgacaagttgattgggttttttggttaataactCCTCTAggaattgttttgaaaattcttaacTCCAATGAAACATTACTATTGATATCAACCtcctttttttattatttatcgaGCATTTAGAGACTTGTAAAAAAAATGTACATCAtcgtttaatatattaaaataatattttttataataaatctgaataatagtaaaatattgtttttagaatattactGATTCTGTCGGTTCCATCAAAATACAAAAATCCTTACATATAAATTTTACGtaaatagtattttatattactcTAAATGATATTGATAGTTTTTTTATTACGAGTTTTACACGTAATGAGTTGTAAATCTCAATAGATTTGTCTAAACAGACATATTAGAAGTAATTTGTTATTTAGTAAttgaataattacttttaaattgatttaaatatccCAAATAActgatatgtatatttatatagtttatatttCCTTGGAGAAAAAAATGTGAATATACTTTTATTTGAAAAGATACACCGTAATATGCAATAAACACGCAAAATTATAAAACAACACAAATAGACAGTACACTGTTAAGATTTTGCGTGTTGAATACATCACACGAGACatataaatgtataaaaatgtAAGCATATAAATTAAGATAAAATCCATTATCCTTGTTATTGTCCGGAGACATACTAGACAAGCTGATTAGCTTTGGTTGGAGGGAAGTTAAAGATACTTGTTTTGCAATTATttacaattataaataataattataattttatgtatattactccctccgtccccctgaatagtatacattgggggacggggacgtggcacggattttaatgctcctgtaaaatgtagttgtgtaatttatttttaaatttttttttttctgaattaaagtttggatgttatatttttattcagaaaaaaaaattcaaaaataagttacagaactatattttataagagcattgaaatgcgtgtcgagcagttgaaaagaaacgtatacaattaaatgggaagAGGGAGTATCTCGCTAGCTAGGTCAGTGGTGCTGGACACAAATAACCCCCAGCACGCAGCTGGTCTTATGGTTTTCATGTAATTAAATAATGCTAATCGAATTGCATTATTGAGGTAGAAACCAAGCTAAATTATAAGAATCTATCTTGTTACTTTATAATGTTGTTGGCTGGTTAATTTTATAGGTTTGACCTTCAACTAAATACCACCCTTTTAATACTGTTTGCtaaaattttatcattataATATGTCATAGACGtggtaaattataatatttcttaGATGATATATGGATTAAATATAGAAGAAAATAATTCCCTAAAACGAATAAGGGGCTGGTTTGACCGATGAAAGCACGCAGAAGGAGAACACAGCCACACGCACTCGCACGATATCTAGGTTGTATCAGAACACCTATTATGTATCTTCTTCAgttatagataaaaaattaaacatgacatttttttacaaaataaatcagTAAAGTTTCTTTGaacgaaaaaaaaattagaaagttAAATAATGATAATAGGTGTATGTTCAAAGTATAGTAACTAATTTAATTTGGAACAAAAACATGTATAATATTACAGTATTTTGATCATATTAGGAGACGGGAAAGTGATTCGGGCTGTGCGGAGTGTTCAATTGAGCTTTATTGGCAAAATAGaagatttttttatgaaaaaagttataagtatattattttgaaacctAAATATTAGAAAGTTGATTTATATTTCGTATTAGTAAAATTAAgtaattatttttagaaataatacATATTGATATACTTTCCTTTAGATTAGATATGTCTATGGAAAATAAGGGAAGTCAGACATCtcctaaaatttttttaaaaaataaataaattatcagTAACCtgaaaatttgaattgaatcgAATAATCACACTTACAAAATTAGGAGCAGTGTTATACGTCTATCAAATTTCTTTTCAAACGTGACATTTtgaagagtttttttttttggtaaaccTTGATTAATAAAGAAAATTACAAGGCTGAAGCCATAGCTCTAGCAGGGTTTAACAACCAAAATAACCCCCTGGAGAATCACACAAAAGAAAACCTAAACATTAATAATAGAAGCACACCAGCATGCTCCATAACCAACCAAATTTAAGCTAAATAACCCGATATACCAACCAAACCTATTCGAACAAGTTTCTGCCAAACATTTTGAAGAGTTTGATTAGTTCTGTTGATGTACATATATCATAAAATAGACAGTCCGTTAATATTCTCCACAAATAATCCAGATCTATTTTCAAATCTAATCAAAGAGTTTCGTAATTTCACAAAAATAAGCACATCTGCAGACTTTTTATGAGACTTATAAGTAGCAATTTGTAGGTGGACAGTAGTGTTGGGAGAGTATGGGCGAAGAGGTGGTGAATGAATAGAGGCCCATAAGAAAAGGACATGGCGAACATTATTGTTGAACCCCACACACGCCCACACTGGCATGGAAAAGGCCTCGTATTATTCCTACAAGAAAGCAACCTCAGTTTGTGTCTTGCCCATTATGCCAGCCCGGGTGCATTGCACTTCATTTAACTCCTTCTGTCTTTTATTACATGAAATATCTGTTGATACATCCTGGTCTTGGTGTTCACAATAACATTGGAACACGTATAGCAGGAGGCCAGGACCCAACCCCACAATCATGTACATGCCACTCTACAACTCCAAGCCTATGGCctatatgtttgtttttttggacaaacaaaaaattttattaatacgaATAGCAAACTCAGCTGGGACAAACCCCCGAACTATTAACTACAATCTAAGTGTGAAAAAAAGAACGAACTAAACAAatagtcgttttgttttcagatcgcttaacaaatagaatattcatattctttgatctaaaaattcaaacatcaaatttttatcaataaaaaaataaaaaaataaaatacagaaccATATTTTCTAGGAGCATTAGTAGCGTGCCGAACTCTCGTCCCCAAGtaagggggacagagggagaaaattaatttaaaaaatattaaaaatgattaacCATGTGAAGCTGTATCTTGGGCTTTAATGAAGCTGAATGTAGCCCACAATTACCTGGTTACTTGCAGGACCATGGACTCCAATATCATGAATTGATCATCATTAAACGAAACTGAGCCCATAGTCCTTCGGTCTGCGGATTAAATGGGGTTACTCAACGAAGTCTGGCCAAATCAAAATTGAGTATGGTCGAGACCGTAGTAGTTAGCACCAGTCGAATTCTTCGGCCCAGAGTTTGGAAGACCCCAAACTACTTTGATAAATTTCGTCCGCAACGATACTTGTGGGCTGAAATTTGGACTACCCCAAAGCCCAAACCAGCTTCAGGAATAATTCACCAAAAGTATTTGATAAATCTCCTCCCCGTTAGCCCCTGCACATACGAGGGACGGCCTTTAACCCGATCCCTTATGATACCCGATAAATCCCTTTTATCCCAAGTCGAATGAATTTTCGTGATctcaattttttgaatttgaattttgatacaaatataattttaaatcgaaaaaatttgaattcgaatatgaactacatatatacaaatttgaATCCAAAtacaatatttgaaaaaaataatccgGATATAATATCTATCACATCCTCTTTCTTCCCAAATTGTTTATCTTAGGGAGGGGGTTTGACATGCATTTTAAGATTGTTATGAAATAtaactttataaattatttgaaataattttttatatttaaatatttatatagaaaCACCATAAAATGCATGCCGatgaataataattataaaaaatgaggATAACGGAGTATATATTACttatatgtatcatattttatatcatatattaatatacacaTTATTGTAATATCtattgttaaataataatattataaatttcagCTTTCGGGTATTTAATCCAATCGGAGATATCTAAATTCGTTGGGGCGGATTTGTATTAATTTTCGGACGCGGATAAGATCCGTATATGATGATAATTCAGATTTGGACACATATTTTATCATATCATAACCAATCCGACCTAATTATCATACACATAAATCGATATACCTTGAAAGCGATTGATTTAATCATTGTTAAGTGAAAAATAGAAAACCAAAAAATCCAAAATAGAAAAccaaaaaacctaaaaaaaatatttgacaatTGTCTCTCCCCGTATAACTTGATAATCTGTTTTGATATCTTGCCAGGTAGATTACAAATTAccccctccgtttcaaattagatgtccactttaaaaaaatcacacagtttaagaaaaatggatGTTCAccaattaattgcattaaatgatcaaaatatgtggagtgaggttgatctaggaaatataaacaaGAGATAGTATGTGGAGGAGaattgattttagaaatatgattttgcattgaaagacaaataatttgaaacaaaaaattttcttgaaagtgaacatgtaaattgaaacggagagaATATATTACTGTTGTATTTTATAttcctaagagcaagtccaacagtgtcctagttggagccctaaatataatataaaaaattatgtcctagtagtttatgacatattctactaacttcaactccaacaatgtgccttattttcactatatgtttaatattttattattaaaagttctttttcatcattaaaacataatataaaacagagagaaagagagtgttgataaaaatttattataaaatatgggatagggcaaggagagagagcCTCAAAAATAGAGTTGAATGAGTTGTCTtagtgatatagggcatcactaggacattgttggatcaagctgttggacttgctctaactagATTTAccaaggttgtaaaaatcggaactcggtccaactcggtttggttccggaaaaatgagtactcggaactcgggtgagtactcggaatgagtaatcggataactaatcgggtatttttttaattaatttttttctctcatatatagttatatactgattaataataaaactatctaataatattaatattttaataaaacacttgaaataatgaagttcaaatataagttaattgtttgatagtttttgacataataatccttcacaagttttaatcataaaacacatatactttctaattaatgtcaatactttaccaaaaaaagatcaaaacatacaaatttacgtttagtctcttttgaaataattttcaaataaaacaataaaaaattgataagtcaaactcggatATGACCTCGAGTACTCGAAGTCAAACCGAAgtttgaccgattttttaataaatcggttttgaacccgattactcggaactcggatcggacgaggggttaaaaacgagtactcggaatgagtactcggccgactcggtgatttttagaacactgagaTTTACATAATGGAGGCAGTGATAAGTTAGCACGTGAAGTCTCTGTTTTGTGACTTTAGCCTTTTCTTATTTATCAGAACCATTCTCGAAAGTAACAATTGTAACATAACACATGGGGTTTCAGTACACTATTTATTGAGACGAAGATCCAGTCTTTCTGCCAGCCTTTGGCATGCATGTCTACTGGACCACCCCACCGGCCAccattacaatttacaactaCCAAAATTATCAGCCACactatttatttgatatatttattaataaaaaaaaccctttttatttaaatactaccttcttatttgattttataattaaaaatatgaaaaatattattgattctGATCCGAACTCCTGATTCTATAATTAtttcttttctaattttttaaataaaattatacaatcaAATATTAACTgatgataaattaattaatttttttattttacggtcaaaatatttaaaattgtacGTCGAAAGTTAAATTTCAACTAAAAAAAGGAGGGGTAGGGTAAAGAGCAACAGGTGACAACCATTTTGGATGAGGAAAACAATAAGGAATGAATGTTGAAGAAAAACTGATATGTCAGGAATGTGGATTAGGAATGGTGTGACTGGGAGAGGTAGCTTCTTCTTCATTGGCAATGATCATGTATTTGGACTCTCCGAAATAACCACTTCTGCACCACCTTCTGTTTCATCGCTTGAGGTATGTTGCGTAGTCCGTGGATCTGAAACAACTATCATAGTTTAGAAAATGTTGCATGGCATTCAAATATATGACTCAGACTCAAACTCTCGACATCTCGTAAATCATAACCAACATGGACAAAATTTCGGAATAATGAAATTTCTAATCCATTTTTCGACTCATAAATGGGCTTTTAAGCTAAGGGATCAAGTGCCTGTTTGGCTGACATTACTTATGCCTTTTTTTATAGGAAGCCGACCCATTTGTGTAAAATGtcagaaacacttataaaaaattaagaatgctaacttttgtttcagaatTTCTACTTCACCTTCccaaacaatttaatcacttataagtctaaaTTAACTTTTCACTTTTAATcgatttctttattttaaataagaaacatttttttaagtttagccGAACGGTACCCAAATAGGCCTTGCTGACTAGATTGGTTATAAACAAGAGGGCCATGGACTATACAGGTCACATGAGCAGAGCATAAGCAAGACAGCTCATAGCACATGTTTAGCCCTTATCAACAACTGTCTCCCCACTTCCTCtaacaatttttctttttaaccaGCTGAATCTATTACTTTACTCTACTAGTATCACGTAACATAAAGATCCTCAGCAAATAATAGCATTAACATTATCATTTAACCTGAGGACTACAATTGCAGGACAGCATGTGCTAATGTTCACAGTCCACTGCTTGCAGTGCTCAGAATATGTCCTCAAGACCACTAACTGCTGACCTTACATATTAACATGGCCCACTGATCCGGTGGCGGAATCTGGATTCTAAAATAGTCGACTAAATAAATCGATCCTAATTTTTGAATGTCTTggccacttttttttttgcatgcATTTCAGGGCAGgggaaataaatttattttgagacGAAGAGAGAATGCGAGAAAAATGTACCTGGACTAGGAGGGGGGAACGGGTGCTGGGGTGGTTGAAGTAGAAGAGGGGCCGGAGGATAGCTAGGGAAAGAGGGCAATTCCTGTTGCTGCTGGTGGTGCTGCATTTGTGTAAGCTGAGGATAGTAAGGATAAGACTGTGGTGGGGGAATTCTCTGAGAACCTGAATAAAATGTTCCCCTTGTAGCGTGCATCGGGTATCCATAATAATAGGGTGAGCTTATTGCTGATGGAGATGACACTCCCACTCCATATGCCTGTTGATAATATTGTGCCTGCTGCTGCTGAACTTGCGGATTGTACATGCCCTGCAATTACCTAAGCTTTCAGTAATAATTCTCATCGCTTAATTTTCTGGCGTcgtaaatatgtattttatttaaatattgtagACAAAATGTTCGCGATGGACCACTTATTATGTGGAAAGATAGATCGATCCAGAGAGGAGGGAACTAACTTGGTGGTAGCCGTAATCAGAAGGGTAGGGTCCGAACCTGCAAATCCATACATATGGCAATGTAAGATTTTTCTTAATGATCCCGTCTTCACTTAACAGGGGACAAACAATAAACAACTTATCTATATTTCAACATAGACATTCTAATGACAACTGTCACTGTCAGTCCAGCTTGTAATGCCGAGCTGTTACTTAGAATTTCTAGTAATGATAATAATACTCATTCTATCTAAGAAATACGAACAATTATTGTGGAAATTGTCGATAAAAGGTCTGTATAAAATCAAGGAAAATATACTATATACCAGTGTCAGAGTGTCATATGGTCAGGGTCAAACTATGGTGTGGATGATTTATTAATAGAGAAGAACACGAAGATTGCCAGATTGGTTTAAAAACACAGAACTGCACTCTGCACATATATAATGCCCATAGTGCAGATAAATGACAAGATAGTGTTCTCGATCTTGTTATTTCTGATGATGAAGTTTGGAGTTCTGCAGATTACTGATGTTAAAATAATACTAGCAAAACTGTGGGAGGGATATACCAGTGACTTATAAGTCGTTGCCAGATATGCACGTTCGTAAGTCTGGTAAGTTTCGGAGTAGTGGTAAAAAACACAACCTAACTCCACAACTGTTGCAAAAAATTCAAGCCAGCTTTGATggagtataaatttatagtactaatttcaaaatattatcaagactattaaaataaattacaacacTTTGTACAAACAAACGCGCTTACTGAATTCTCATCTGCCAGTGTCCAAACTGCATTAATAAGAATTAACAGActttaaatttcttaaatatcAACCAAGATGCTAGCTATCATCCATGATAATTAATGTGCTTTAACATTTTACCAGACGGTCGATCAATCCAACACCTAATTATACCTATTTATTATAAAACTCAAATGACATGCAAAAGGGGACGGAGTCGCTGAGGTTCAAAGAGCATGTTTGTCTCAGCAAGTTAGGGATTTAAAGTTGTTGCTGACTTTAAGTTGAAAACTGTTTGTTTGTATAATAATTCAGAAACCGACTTAAATTCAGGAACAAGCCAAAAATTGACTCAAATTCTCGAATCCTCAATACTACCATTAAAAAAAGAGGTAATCACGCAAAGTAATTGCATATCGTTGACAACCGGATATTTCCAGTCATTCTGCATAGTTCTCAAATATGATCAGTAGTGCCAGAGACATCTCCCTATCAGTATTTATCATTGACAGAATGGTAATAGTAATAACAAAAACTATTCACATACAAAGAAGAGATTTATATaactgaaaaaatatttataaatgaagAAGGCACTTACCCGTAAGGTGGATAAATGACAGGTGGTGGTGGGGGTACTGGTGGAGCTAATGCCACTCCCGGCACTCCACTataggatgatgatgatgatgatggtccATCTTGTGTTCTTCCTGCACTACAATTTTCTCAGTAACATTTCTTCATTAACTAGAATATACTATCTCTTCTGTAAACACGTTCGGTGAACAAAAATTTGAGAGGGAGGGAGTAGTATTGGAGTAAAATTGCACAAACCTCGAGGCGTGGAAGGTCTAGGCCGGCCAAGGGAAGCAATATTGCAATTTGCTTTTCTTCCATCAATCACAGGGTTCGGTTCTGCACAAGATCTCCTAGCTGATTCAGCATCGCGGAAAGTTACCTGTAATCTCAACATTATTGTCTGTCATTAAAATTATGAGTTggtaaacttattaaaattcttAGTAATGACAATTGACAATACATTAACTTACAAATCCATATCCTTTAGATTTTCCTGTAATTTTATCAGTGATGATAACCGCTTCAAGAATTTCCCCGAATTGCTCAAAATATTCTTGCAGTACATTTGTAGGCGTCTCCCAAGCAAGTCCGCCAACAAACACTTTGGTAAACGTAGTGTCCCCGAAAGGTGATCGATAATGCTGGTACGCCATCGCATCTATTCAAGAATCAGACAGATGCATTCGCTTGACAAACATAAGTACATCATGTGAACTGACTACAGAAGCAATTGCAACAATGTGAAATCTATACGAGGTGTTTTGTAGGAGTTTTAGAACGGGAAATTTGGAAAAAGAAAGGGAGAAAGTCGAATCCGACAGCTGCAAACTATGATTTGCTGTAAGCGAGAAGGAGGGATTGAGTGGCCTTTTTTGTATAAACGAATGACAGCTAGCTAGCTCCTTGCCTGCATGAATAGCTTAACTGACAGGGGTGTTTTTGgtattaaaattcttttctttatttattcTTTATACAAATGGATGGCCTTAATTAATTCCAACAACAAACTTTTCTAACTAAAAACTTACAAATTTTAGCTCGGCAGCTGTTGTGAGACTGTGGGCCGTTTGGGtgggcttaaaataagtgcttctggcttaaaataaaaaaaagtgaagtagaagttagaagcaagttaagacctataagtgattaaagtgtttggaaaataagtagaagtcctaaaacaaaagctagcattctcaactcTTTTTAAGTGCTTTtgaa of the Daucus carota subsp. sativus chromosome 4, DH1 v3.0, whole genome shotgun sequence genome contains:
- the LOC108216728 gene encoding uncharacterized protein LOC108216728; protein product: MAYQHYRSPFGDTTFTKVFVGGLAWETPTNVLQEYFEQFGEILEAVIITDKITGKSKGYGFVTFRDAESARRSCAEPNPVIDGRKANCNIASLGRPRPSTPRGRTQDGPSSSSSSYSGVPGVALAPPVPPPPPVIYPPYGFGPYPSDYGYHQGMYNPQVQQQQAQYYQQAYGVGVSSPSAISSPYYYGYPMHATRGTFYSGSQRIPPPQSYPYYPQLTQMQHHQQQQELPSFPSYPPAPLLLQPPQHPFPPPSPDPRTTQHTSSDETEGGAEVVISESPNT